The Coffea eugenioides isolate CCC68of chromosome 8, Ceug_1.0, whole genome shotgun sequence genome has a segment encoding these proteins:
- the LOC113780300 gene encoding uncharacterized protein LOC113780300, which produces MYRNVEVQLRQIVNAVNNRNQENLLSKTEVNPREHVKAITLRSGKEVGEPPVIESEREYERRENKQLSELGENSKKINGKEKVKECEPQIEATTPIPPPIPSYAKFLKEIMTKKRRLEDSETIALTEECSAIIQNKLPPKLKDLGSFTVPCTIGNVEFSKTLCDLGASVSLIPLIVARQLGLKELKRTNIFLQLTDRSIRHPMDILENVLIKVQKFIIPVDFIVLNMEKNVNVLIILGRPFLAIAGTIIDVKRGKFKFQIGEEEVEFDLSKVEKYLSFTDHVYSADICDELTLEMNQVNLDDDSLELCLNGIGLQDEQVEEITEFLQTQISSKRSNAYEELGLSKGLPPPSCEQTPQFEFKPLPKYLKYAFFGEKETLPVIFNAVLDEEQLGKLLRDLRKYLKTIGWTISDI; this is translated from the exons ATGTACAGGAATGTTGAAGTCCAATTAAGGCAAATAGTAAATGCAGTTAACAATCGCAACCAAGAGAATTTACTTAGCAAGACTGAGGTGAATCCAAGGGAGCATGTGAAGGCTATAACCCTCCGTAGTGGTAAGGAAGTAGGTGAGCCGCCTGTAATTGAAAGTGAGAGAGAAtatgaaagaagagaaaataaaCAGTTGAGTGAGTTAGGAGAGAATAGTAAAAAAATTAACGGGAAAGAAAAGGTGAAAGAGTGTGAGCCACAAATTGAAGCGACAACACCAATTCCTCCACCG attccttCGTATGCAAAGTTTCTCAAGGAGATAATGACTAAGAAAAGGAGATTGGAAGATAGTGAGACTATTGCATTAACGGAGGAATGTAGTGCCATCATACAAAACAAATTGCCACCAAAGTTGAAAGATTTAGGGAGTTTCACAGTTCCTTGCACTATTGGTAATGTAGAATTCTCTAAAACACTATGTGACCTTGGTGCGAGTGTTTCATTGATCCCTTTAATTGTGGCTAGGCAATTGGGGTTGAAAGAGTTAAAACGTACTAACATTTTCTTGCAATTGACTGACAGGTCTATTAGACATCCAATGGACATATTGGAGAATGTGCTTAttaaagtgcagaaattcattattcctgttgattttattgttttaaataTGGAGAAAAATGTTAACGTACTTATTATTCTTGGTAGACCATTTTTGGCCATTGCAGGTACTATAATAGATGTTAAACGTGGTAAGTTCAAGTTCCAAATTGGCGAAGAGGAAGTGGAGTTTGATTTGAGTAAAGTGGAGAAGTATCTCTCTTTTACCGACCATGTTTATTCTGCTGACATATGTGATGAACTGACATTAGAGATGAATCAAGTTAATCTTGATGATGATTCTCTTGAACTTTGTCTTAATGGTATAGGTTTACAAGATGAACAAGTTGAAGAAATAACTGAATTTTTGCAGAcacagatttcttccaaaaggAGCAATGCGTATGAGGAGTTAGGACTGAGTAAAGGGCTACCTCCACCATCGTGCGAGCAAACTCCACAGTTTGAGTTTAAGCCACTTCCGAAATACCTCAAATATGCATTTTTTGGAGAAAAGGAGACATTGCCGGTGATTTTCAATGCTGTACTAGATGAGGAGCAACTAGGAAAGCTCTTACGTGATTTGAGGAAGTATTTAAAGACTATAGGATGGACAATTTCTGATATTTAA